Proteins encoded within one genomic window of Panicum virgatum strain AP13 chromosome 1N, P.virgatum_v5, whole genome shotgun sequence:
- the LOC120656854 gene encoding protein PHOTOPERIOD-INDEPENDENT EARLY FLOWERING 1-like isoform X2: protein MASKGPRSKLDHETRARRQKALEPPREPRRPKVHWDHVLAEMVWLAKEFDSERKWKFSMAKKIAQRANKSIVDQATKGERKQKEEEHRMRKVAANISKDVKKFWIKIEKLVVYKHQLELEERKKKALDKQLDFLLGQTERYSTMLAENLVDMPYPQKLENGTLQTNQSSHPEVGEENVNAAITDDPDIIEVDDDYESSLDEEPEDDEHTIDEDEAQITEAERNEELAALQAEVDLPLDVILKMYTETKVSRESSPDSKDTLSNLGSKNLIVDYLNQANGHDHEESCDDGNSSSDGGNSSGDDGNSSEEEDDDQSYAQFVKKNHGKSNGNISSIDEQEDEDYVASDEDEGKDDEATLSEEEELAKKEVSDHLDEIKLLQKESEIPLEELVMYRKDGYTDHETTELENSPCLVEETNTDMSLDDQSANILEVNSDTFVDHLSMDVLKTEHNVSANSLQSEIAPEPCAQQNFVEENNLTDVNTVNGDKSDDVIADAAAAARSAQPTGNTFMTTKVRTKFPFLLKHSLREYQHIGLDWLVAMYEKRLNGILADEMGLGKTIMTISLLAHLACEKGIWGPHLIVVPTSVMLNWETEFLKWCPAFKILTYFGSAKERKQKRQGWMKPNYFHVCITTYRLVIQDSKVFKRKKWKYLILDEAHLIKNWKSQRWQTLLNFNSKRRILLTGTPLQNDLMELWSLMHFLMPHVFQSHQEFKDWFCNPISGMVEGQDKVNKEVIDRLHNVLRPFILRRLKRDVEKQLPKKHEHVIYCRLSRRQRNLYEDFIASSETQATLASGNYFGMISIIMQLRKVCNHPDLFEGRPIISSFDMAGINMHLSYSVCMLLDKTPFSQVDLSEMNFLFTQNEFSMSSWEADEVAAAFPPGSTSRDSDLNVSCFNKDHQGGNVTNIFEDIQKALREERIKESRERAASIAWWNRVRCQKRPVYGTNMREVLAVRHPVSDILEKRNNPLCHMDYSSSLADLILPSVGRFQKMLDIVESFTFAIPAARAPPPVCWCSKGKSPVFIDPAYREKCMNEFSPILSPIRSAIVRRQVYFPDRRLIQFDCGKLQELAILLRRLKSEGHRALIFTQMTKMLDVLEEFINLYGYTYLRLDGSTPPEERQTLMQRFNTNPKFFLFILSTRSGGVGINLVGADTVIFYDSDWNPAMDQQAQDRCHRIGQTREVHIYRLISESSIEENILKKANQKRALDDLVIQRGSYNTEFFKKLDPMEFFSGHTSLPVEDQQKDCSVGAGSSNDLDVALSNADVEAAIRQAEDEADYMALKKLEQEEAVDNQEFSEEVAGRPEDDELVNEEDVKPDEQINEEHRYNSSDVEREKNVALPINQLNKEKALTLAVGDEDTDMLADVKQMAAAAAAAGQASSSFENQLRPIDRYAMRFMELWDPVIDKAAINHQVNVEEEEWELDRIEKLKEDLEAEIDEDQEPLSYESWDLDFATTAYRQHVEALTQKQLLEEQERQAREAAKELEEINDDMSNHRRKSKKNKKKTGKFKSLKRGRLSSESEVILEETSIDTMSIDDNAPSPELISDDSPHHYSNKRKKIMSATEEQNSNSRSLKKFKKAMKSSCISEALSPRLLREELNDSDLKSASRTKSDGRISIPCMPVKRVILIKPERLKKKGLWSRDCTSDSWTSEEDAVLCGTVHEYGPLWELASDFLHSLPGGAFYRGRYRHPVHCCERYRELFCKHAMSATDNSNSEKVPSGTGKAILRVSEDQAQMLVNVTSELPNSELLLQKHFMAVLSSVWRSKCWRDPRRVTSNYSSALHMLKNHGGSSKNWPMVNFRPSTNLVRTALADAQAQCTRMAIPPPMRNQEYRQNYLELELDFLTDQHHYDEDFPSVVNVSILEPEPIKQAAEPVEQSLLSGLSCRQAENRFRIASEACYEGEGSHWASSAFHINDTTRHKSGPKTIGKHKAASECGRPPKSKIQKITESHQEVPIASSHFLRMPGQLLPGAADFNISESLSDFGISDSEFNYSEDLWQEVDCLEFLPDQDDSVLLPGIEELEPLSDFTDIG from the exons GAGTTTGATTCTGAAAGAAAATGGAAGTTTTCTATGGCAAAAAAGATTGCTCAAAGAGCCAACAAGAGCATAGTTGACCAAGCAACAAAGGGGGAGCGAAAACAGAAG GAGGAGGAACATAGAATGAGAAAAGTCGCCGCTAATATTTCTAAGGATGTGAAGAAGTTCTGGATCAAAATAGAAAAGCTG GTTGTCTATAAGCATCAACTGGAGCTTGAGGAGAGGAAGAAAAAGGCCCTTGATAAACAGCTTGATTTCCTTTTAGGTCAAACTGAAAG GTATTCGACAATGTTGGCTGAGAACCTTGTGGACATGCCCTATCCCCAGAAACTGGAAAACGGAACTTTGCAGACAAATCAATCATCTCATCCTGAAGTAGGAGAAGAGAATGTAAATGCAGCAATAACTGATGATCCTG ATATTATAGAAGTGGACGATGATTATGAGAGCTCCTTGGATGAAGAGCCT GAAGATGATGAGCACACAATTGATGAGGATGAAGCTCAGATCACTGAAGCTGAGCGCAATGAAGAATTAGCTGCTTTACAGGCAGAAGTAGACCTACCACTGGATGTTATTCTCAAGATGTATACAGAAACCAAAG TTAGCAGGGAAAGCAGTCCGGACAGCAAAGACACGTTAAGTAACTTAGGCTCGAAGAATTTGATTGTAG ATTATTTGAACCAGGCTAATGGCCATGATCATGAAGAATCATGTGACGATGGCAACTCATCAAGTGACGGTGGCAACTCTTCAGGTGACGATGGCAATTCttccgaggaagaagatgacgacCAATCTTATGCTCAGTTTGTTAAGAAGAATCAT GGAAAAAGTAATGGCAATATCTCTTCTATTGATGAGCAG GAGGATGAAGACTATGTTGCTTCTGATGAAGATGAAGGAAAG GATGATGAAGCAACTTtgtctgaggaggaggagctggcaaAGAAAGAAGTTTCTGATCATCTGGACGAG ATTAAGTTATTGCAAAAGGAGAGTGAGATACCACTAGAAGAACTTGTGATGTACCGGAAG gaTGGCTATACAGATCATGAAACAACGGAGTTGGAGAACTCACCCTGTCTTGTTGAAGAGACTAATACTGATATGTCTTTGGATGACCAATCTGCAAACATTTTAGAAGTGAACAGCGATACATTTGTGGATCACCTATCCATGGATGTGCTGAAAACTGAACATAATGTGAGTGCTAATTCTCTGCAATCAGAAATAGCACCAGAGCCTTGTGCCCAACAAAATTTTGTGGAAGAGAATAATCTCACTGATGTTAACACGGTTAATGGAGATAAAAGTGATGATGTAATTGCTGACGCTGCAGCTGCTGCCAGATCAGCACAACCAACTGGTAACACCTTTATGACAACAAAAGTGCGCACGAAATTCCCATTTCTGCTTAAGCATTCACTTCGAGAATACCAGCATATAGGGTTGGATTGGTTGGTTGCTATGTATGAGAAGAGGCTTAATGGAATTCTAGCAGATGAAATGGGTTTAGGCAAGACAATCATGACTATCTCCTTGCTTGCACACCTTGCGTGTGAGAAGGGGATATGGGGTCCTCATCTTATTGTTGTACCGACTAGTGTTATGCTGAATTGGGAGACAGAATTTCTGAAGTGGTGTCCTGCTTTTAAAATATTGACTTACTTTGGAAGTGCAAAGGAGAGAAAGCAAAAGCGTCAGGGCTGGATGAAACCAAATTACTTCCATGTTTGCATCACAACATACAGGCTTGTCATCCAGGACTCTAAAGTGTTTAAGCGAAAGAAGTGGAAATATCttattcttgatgaggctcatctGATAAAGAACTGGAAATCACAGCGATGGCAGACTTTACTTAATTTTAATTCGAAGCGGCGCATTCTTTTGACTGGAACGCCGTTGCAAAATGACCTTATGGAACTTTGGTCCCTGATGCATTTTCTGATGCCTCATGTATTTCAGTCTCATCAGGAGTTCAAGGATTGGTTCTGCAATCCAATTTCAGGAATGGTGGAGGGCcaagataaagtaaataaagaagTTATAGATCGATTGCACAATGTCCTTCGTCCATTTATACTGCGGCGACTGAAAAGAGATGTTGAGAAACAGTTACCTAAGAAGCACGAGCATGTCATATACTGCCGACTTTCAAGAAGGCAAAGGAACTTGTATGAAGATTTTATTGCTAGCTCAGAGACACAAGCAACACTAGCAAGTGGGAATTATTTTGGCATGATAAGTATCATTATGCAACTTAGAAAGGTCTGTAACCATCCAGATCTTTTTGAAGGTCGCCCAATAATAAGCTCATTTGACATGGCTGGGATTAACATGCATCTGAGCTATTCAGTATGCATGCTCCTTGATAAGACTCCATTTTCTCAGGTTGACCTATCTGAAATGAATTTTCTGTTTACTCAAAATGAATTTAGCATGAGTTCCTGGGAAGCTGACGAGGTGGCTGCTGCTTTTCCTCCGGGTAGTACCTCCAGGGACTCTGATTTGAATGTTTCTTGCTTTAATAAGGATCATCAGGGAGGCAATGTAACAAATATTTTTGAAGATATTCAGAAAGCCCTACGGGAGGAGAGAATAAAGGAATCTAGAGAAAGGGCAGCTTCCATTGCATGGTGGAATAGGGTACGGTGTCAAAAGAGGCCTGTCTATGGCACAAACATGAGAGAAGTTTTGGCTGTAAGGCATCCTGTATCTGATATTCTCGAGAAGAGGAACAACCCTTTGTGCCACATGGATTATTCATCGAGCCTTGCAGATCTTATTCTTCCATCTGTGGGACGCTTTCAGAAAATGCTTGATATTGTTGAATCATTTACATTTGCAATTCCTGCTgctcgagctcctccccctgttTGCTGGTGCAGCAAAGGAAAGTCTCCTGTTTTTATTGATCCGGCATACAGAGAAAAATGCATGAATGAGTTTTCCCCCATTCTGTCTCCTATAAGGTCCGCTATTGTTCGTCGTCAGGTTTACTTTCCTGATAGGCGTTTGATCCAGTTTGATTGTGGCAAGTTGCAGGAACTTGCTATTCTGCTGAGGCGTTTGAAGTCAGAAGGGCACAGGGCCTTGATATTTACTCAGATGACTAAGATGCTTGATGTCCTGGAAGAGTTCATAAATTTATATGGATATACATATTTACGTTTAGATGGTTCTACACCGCCAGAAGAGAGGCAGACCCTGATGCAGAGGTTCAACACAAATCCAAAGTTTTTCCTTTTCATTCTATCTACTCGTAGTGGTGGTGTGGGAATCAACCTAGTAGGTGCAGACACTGTCATATTCTATGACAGTGACTGGAACCCTGCAATGGACCAACAGGCACAGGACAGATGTCACAGGATTGGTCAGACTCGTGAAGTTCACATATATAGACTCATTAGTGAAAGCAGTATAGAGGAGAACATTCTGAAGAAAGCGAATCAGAAACGAGCTCTTGATGATCTAGTGATACAGCGAGGCAGCTACAATACAGAGTTCTTCAAGAAGCTTGATCCTATGGAGTTTTTTTCCGGGCACACATCTCTTCCTGTGGAAGACCAGCAGAAGGACTGCTCTGTAGGTGCTGGATCTTCAAATGATTTGGATGTGGCGTTGTCAAATGCAGATGTTGAAGCGGCTATTAGACAAGCAGAAGATGAAGCTGACTATATGGCTCTTAAGAAGCTGGAGCAGGAAGAAGCCGTGGACAATCAAGAGTTCAGTGAGGAGGTTGCTGGTAGACCAGAGGATGATGAATTGGTAAATGAGGAGGATGTAAAACCCGACGAACAAATTAACGAAGAACACAGATATAACTCTTCGGatgtggagagggagaagaatgTTGCTTTGCCCATCAATCAATTAAACAAAGAAAAGGCTCTTACATTGGCTGTTGGTGATGAAGATACAGATATGCTTGCTGATGTGAAAcagatggccgccgccgcagctgctgcAGGACAAGCAAGTTCGTCCTTTGAAAACCAGCTCCGGCCAATTGATAGATATGCAATGCGCTTTATGGAACTCTGGGATCCAGTAATTGACAAAGCTGCTATAAATCATCAAGTAAATGTTGAGGAGGAAGAATGGGAGCTCGATCGTATTGAAAAACTCAAAGAGGATTTAGAAGCAGAAATCGATGAAGACCAGGAACCACTTTCTTATGAAT CATGGGATCTTGATTTTGCTACAACAGCCTATCGCCAACATGTTGAGGCTTTAACTCAAAAGCAG TTGCTGGAAGAACAGGAAAGACAGGCTCGGGAAGCAGCAAAAGAATTGGAGGAGATAAATGATGATATGAG CAATCACCGTAGAAAgtcaaaaaagaacaaaaagaagaCAGGCAAGTTCAAATCCTTGAAAAGAGGGCGTTTATCATCTGAGTCAGAGGTCATACTGGAGGAAACCTCTATAGATACAATGAGTATTGATGACAATGCACCCTCACCTGAGCTTATAAGTGATGACTCGCCACACCATTATTCTAACAAGCGTAAGAAGATTATGTCTGCTACTGAGGAACAAAACAGTAACAGCAGAAgtttgaagaagttcaagaaagCCATGAAATCAAGTTGTATCTCGGAAGCCTTGTCACCTAGGCTCTTGAGGGAAGAGCTTAATGATTCAGATCTAAAATCAGCATCTAGAACTAAGAGTGATGGCAGAATTTCCATCCCTTGCATGCCAGTAAAACGTGTTATTTTAATAAAGCCTGAGAGACTAAAAAAGAAGGGACTATGGTCTCGTGATTGTACTTCAGACTCATGGACATCTGAGGAAGATGCAGTTCTTTGTGGAACTGTACATGAGTATGGTCCGCTTTGGGAACTGGCAAGTGATTTTCTTCATTCCTTACCAGGTGGGGCTTTTTATAGGGGAAGATATCGTCATCCTGTGCATTGCTGTGAGAGATACCGAGAACTATTCTGCAAACATGCTATGTCAGCAACAGATAATTCTAACAGTGAAAAGGTTCCTTCTGGGACTGGAAAGGCTATACTGAGAGTATCTGAG GATCAAGCTCAGATGTTGGTAAATGTGACCAGTGAACTTCCTAACAGTGAATTGCTTCTCCAGAAACACTTCATGGCTGTGCTTTCGTCTGTCTGGAGATCAAAATGTTGGCGTGATCCCCGCCGTGTTACTAGTAATTACTCTAGTGCACTACATATGTTGAAAAATCATGGTGGATCAAGTAAGAACTGGCCCATGGTAAACTTTAGACCAAGCACCAATCTTGTAAGGACGGCCCTTGCAGATGCTCAGGCTCAATGCACACGAATGGCGATTCCGCCACCAATGAGAAATCAGGAATACCGCCAGaattatttagaattagagttggATTTCTTGACAGATCAACATCATTATGATGAGGACTTCCCATCTGTAGTGAATGTGTCCATACTAGAACCAGAGCCAATCAAACAGGCTGCGGAACCAGTGGAACAATCATTATTGTCTGGACTGTCTTGTAGACAAGCTGAGAACCGATTCAG GATAGCATCAGAAGCTTGCTACGAAGGTGAAGGTTCTCATTGGGCATCATCAGCTTTCCACATAAATGATACCACCCGGCACAAATCTGGTCCAAAGACCATAGGAAAGCACAAAGCAGCATCAGAATGTGGAAGACCTCCCAAATCCAAAATCCAGAAGATTACTGAATCACATCAGGAGGTGCCAATTGCCTCGAGTCATTTTCTCCGGATGCCTGGTCAATTATTGCCAGGTGCAGCTGACTTCAACATTAGCGAGTCCCTATCTGACTTTGGTATCAGTGATTCTGAATTCAACTACTCTGAGGATCTGTGGCAAGAGGTTGACTGCCTCGAGTTCCTCCCGGACCAGGATGATTCTGTTCTCCTTCCTGGTATTGAGGAGTTAGAGCCTCTTTCAGATTTCACAGACATCGGATGA